In one Spirosoma rigui genomic region, the following are encoded:
- the purL gene encoding phosphoribosylformylglycinamidine synthase subunit PurL — protein MDTLESLPTLETARKLGLLPEEFDRIAEILGRQPNFTELSIFSVMWSEHCSYKNSIVWLKTLPRDSDRMLAKAGDENAGLVDIGDGLACSFKIESHNHPSALEPYQGAATGVGGINRDIFTMGARPIAQLNSLRFGSLDLPKTRRLLRGVVKGIGDYGNAFGIPTVGGELYFDESYNTNPLVNAFSAGIVEVGKVAKATSYGVGNPVFIVGSATGKDGIHGATFASEDITAASTDKLPAVQVGDPFMEKLLLEATLEIIATGHVIGIQDMGAAGIICSTSEMSAKGEHGMIIDLDKVPTRQPNMAPFEILLSESQERMLVVIEKGKEHIIQGIFDKWDLNCAQIGEVTPKGENDLGRLHFYRYGQLVADVPAYDLVLGGGAPQYHREYTEPAYIKEYAKFDVDDVDNVDTDEIKKVAQHLLAHPNICSRKWVYEQYDSMVGTANRSTNAPSDAAVVRVKAAGMPTTDKSIVITVDCNGRYVNANPRQGAMIAVAEACRNIVCSGGEPIAVTNNLNFGNPYRPEVYWQFVEAVQGMGEACRRFSTPVTGGNVSFYNQSSDDGPVFPTPTIGMLGLMENPDHRMTMNFKDDGDLIYLVGQSTNDLASSEYLYSYRNIKAAPAPYFSFDDEWHVQEGIKTLIRNGWIKSAHDVSDGGLFVTLAESAMTGDKGFSIITDDRHRLDAFLFGESQSRVVVTVSPDQQHILEGYFNDTIMPFMLLGTVTDQGAATAFVIDDEPVITLADAKNLYDNALGTIMA, from the coding sequence ATGGATACTCTCGAATCCCTCCCCACGCTTGAAACTGCCCGTAAACTGGGCCTGCTGCCCGAAGAATTTGACCGGATCGCCGAGATTCTGGGTCGCCAGCCCAACTTCACCGAACTGAGTATCTTCTCGGTCATGTGGTCGGAACACTGTTCCTATAAGAACTCCATCGTCTGGCTCAAAACCCTGCCCCGCGACTCCGACCGGATGCTGGCCAAAGCCGGCGACGAAAACGCGGGTCTGGTCGACATCGGGGATGGGCTGGCCTGTTCGTTCAAAATCGAATCGCACAACCACCCCTCGGCGCTCGAACCCTACCAGGGCGCGGCAACGGGCGTGGGCGGTATCAACCGCGACATCTTTACGATGGGTGCCCGGCCCATTGCCCAGCTCAACTCGCTGCGGTTCGGTAGCCTCGACCTGCCCAAGACCCGCCGGCTGCTGCGGGGCGTGGTCAAAGGCATCGGCGACTACGGCAACGCCTTCGGTATTCCTACCGTGGGTGGTGAGCTGTATTTCGATGAGAGCTACAACACCAACCCGCTCGTCAACGCCTTCTCGGCCGGTATCGTTGAAGTAGGCAAGGTCGCCAAAGCCACCAGCTACGGTGTGGGCAACCCCGTCTTCATCGTCGGCTCGGCAACGGGGAAAGACGGTATCCACGGCGCTACGTTCGCGTCGGAAGATATTACGGCCGCATCGACAGACAAGTTACCGGCCGTTCAGGTGGGTGACCCGTTCATGGAGAAGCTGCTGCTCGAAGCCACCCTCGAAATCATCGCTACAGGTCACGTGATCGGGATTCAGGACATGGGTGCCGCCGGGATCATCTGCTCGACCTCGGAAATGAGCGCCAAGGGCGAACACGGCATGATCATCGACCTCGACAAAGTGCCCACGCGCCAGCCCAACATGGCCCCGTTCGAGATTCTGCTGTCGGAGTCGCAGGAGCGGATGCTGGTTGTGATCGAGAAAGGAAAAGAACACATCATCCAGGGGATCTTCGACAAATGGGACCTGAACTGCGCGCAGATCGGGGAGGTGACGCCGAAGGGCGAAAACGACCTGGGCCGCCTGCATTTCTACCGCTACGGTCAGCTCGTGGCCGACGTACCGGCCTATGACCTGGTGCTCGGTGGCGGGGCGCCCCAGTACCACCGCGAATACACCGAACCCGCTTATATTAAGGAATACGCGAAGTTCGACGTTGATGATGTCGACAATGTCGATACCGACGAGATCAAAAAGGTAGCCCAACACCTGCTGGCGCACCCCAACATCTGCTCGCGCAAGTGGGTGTACGAACAGTATGACTCGATGGTCGGCACCGCCAACCGCAGCACCAACGCGCCCTCTGACGCGGCTGTGGTACGGGTAAAAGCCGCCGGGATGCCCACCACCGACAAGTCGATCGTGATCACGGTGGACTGCAACGGTCGCTACGTGAACGCCAACCCGCGTCAGGGGGCGATGATCGCCGTGGCCGAAGCCTGCCGCAATATCGTCTGCTCGGGTGGCGAACCCATTGCCGTTACCAACAACCTCAACTTCGGAAATCCCTACCGGCCCGAAGTATACTGGCAGTTTGTGGAAGCCGTGCAGGGCATGGGCGAAGCCTGCCGCCGGTTCAGCACCCCCGTTACGGGTGGTAACGTGAGTTTCTACAACCAGAGCTCCGACGACGGTCCGGTGTTCCCGACGCCCACGATCGGGATGCTGGGGCTGATGGAAAACCCCGACCACCGGATGACGATGAACTTCAAGGACGACGGCGACCTGATCTACCTCGTTGGTCAGTCGACAAACGACCTGGCCTCGTCGGAGTACCTCTACTCGTACCGGAACATCAAGGCGGCTCCCGCACCGTATTTCTCGTTCGACGATGAGTGGCACGTGCAGGAAGGCATCAAAACCCTGATCCGGAATGGCTGGATCAAGTCGGCCCACGACGTATCGGACGGTGGTCTGTTTGTGACCCTGGCAGAGTCGGCCATGACGGGCGACAAAGGCTTCTCGATCATCACCGACGACCGGCACCGGCTGGACGCGTTCCTGTTCGGCGAGAGCCAGAGCCGCGTCGTGGTAACGGTATCGCCCGACCAGCAGCACATCCTGGAAGGGTACTTCAACGATACCATCATGCCGTTCATGCTGCTCGGTACTGTAACGGACCAGGGCGCGGCCACGGCGTTTGTTATCGACGACGAGCCGGTGATCACCCTCGCCGACGCGAAGAACCTGTACGACAACGCGCTGGGAACGATCATGGCCTAG
- a CDS encoding NACHT domain-containing protein has product MKKNSTSPQSDNHTQLNNMIPLLAVSSKPLIDTFITPKLEDLNRSMSSYFKTHKHDYWENQFSEYIKRTYTKYSNINTIAFNNQQRQLKDLYIPLTIEDSEGLRKITIEEYNDDFLPTYERVLITDTAGMGKSTLIKRLFLSIVEHNKGIPIIIELRRINKEKTILDEIIDQLSPINENINKNFVLDLIARGDFIFFFDGFDEISIDDRSVVTADITDFVNKASANSFVITSRPEPALTAFGDFKTFSIHPLSLDEAYDLLRKYNNNGPISDLLINKISEDLANVYEFLTNPLLVSLLYTAFEHKQTIPFKKHIFYRQVFDALFELHDLSKGDSFNRAKIRKCQNLSIEEFHQILRAIGFLGLQQKLKTEYTKDEIIDIIRKAKSFCTGLDFKESEFLSDITSAAPLFAIDGIYYKWAHKSLMEYFIAQFIYLDSKDRKEKLLLNFYSDELEKYLNTLDLYKSIDPKGFRDVIIMKFLDEYVTYCENTYTGVKIPIGDINIRRAILFQYDIVLIKYKISDYGENGARELFKCTLEARNKIRLGWSISSKSYKSGDEALKVVFSRNKNQHLLRFLLTFSDYVLFEDVNSVPYNDIILNIPVGKAYVLNDEKKSIFNTKTNFSKINNLLLSVISDGYLIISKEKAKLFIEEIKREQERESSFFQ; this is encoded by the coding sequence ATGAAAAAGAATTCGACATCACCTCAATCTGATAACCACACCCAATTAAATAATATGATACCATTATTAGCTGTTTCCTCTAAACCTCTTATAGATACCTTTATTACTCCAAAATTAGAAGACTTAAACCGTTCAATGTCTTCGTATTTTAAAACCCATAAACACGATTACTGGGAGAATCAATTTTCGGAATATATAAAACGGACCTATACTAAATACTCTAACATCAATACAATAGCGTTTAACAATCAACAAAGACAGTTAAAAGACTTGTACATTCCTTTAACTATAGAAGATAGTGAGGGATTAAGAAAAATTACAATAGAGGAGTATAATGACGATTTCTTACCAACCTATGAAAGGGTTCTGATAACAGATACTGCTGGAATGGGCAAATCAACTTTGATTAAAAGGCTTTTTTTATCTATTGTTGAACATAATAAAGGAATACCTATTATAATTGAATTAAGAAGAATAAATAAGGAAAAAACAATATTAGACGAGATAATTGATCAATTAAGTCCTATTAATGAAAATATTAACAAAAATTTTGTTTTAGATTTAATAGCAAGGGGGGACTTTATATTTTTCTTCGATGGCTTTGACGAGATAAGTATTGACGACAGAAGTGTAGTAACTGCTGATATTACAGATTTTGTCAACAAAGCTTCTGCTAATTCATTTGTTATCACATCACGTCCTGAGCCTGCATTAACCGCTTTTGGCGACTTTAAAACTTTCAGCATTCATCCGCTCAGTTTAGATGAAGCATATGATTTGCTAAGAAAATACAATAACAATGGACCAATTTCGGATTTATTGATCAATAAAATATCTGAGGATTTAGCAAACGTCTATGAGTTCTTAACGAACCCCCTTCTCGTTTCTTTATTATATACAGCATTCGAACACAAGCAGACAATTCCTTTCAAAAAGCATATTTTTTACAGGCAAGTATTTGATGCTTTATTTGAGCTACATGACTTATCAAAAGGTGATTCTTTTAATAGAGCTAAAATAAGAAAGTGTCAAAACTTGTCTATCGAAGAATTCCATCAAATTCTACGAGCAATAGGTTTTTTAGGACTTCAACAAAAGTTAAAAACAGAGTACACAAAAGACGAAATAATTGATATTATAAGAAAAGCAAAAAGTTTCTGTACAGGTTTAGACTTCAAAGAATCTGAATTTTTAAGTGATATTACATCGGCCGCTCCTTTATTTGCAATAGATGGAATTTACTATAAATGGGCCCACAAATCTCTAATGGAGTATTTTATCGCTCAGTTTATTTATCTTGACAGTAAAGACCGAAAGGAAAAGTTATTGCTAAATTTCTATAGTGATGAACTTGAAAAGTATTTAAATACATTGGATTTATATAAAAGTATCGATCCCAAAGGTTTTAGAGATGTCATAATAATGAAATTTCTAGATGAATACGTTACATATTGTGAAAACACCTATACTGGCGTTAAAATACCTATAGGTGATATTAATATTCGCCGAGCTATACTTTTTCAATATGATATCGTGCTCATTAAGTATAAAATTTCAGATTATGGGGAAAATGGAGCAAGGGAATTATTCAAATGCACTTTAGAGGCCAGAAATAAAATACGATTAGGTTGGTCTATATCAAGTAAAAGCTATAAATCTGGTGATGAGGCTTTAAAAGTAGTATTCAGCAGAAATAAAAATCAACACCTTTTACGTTTTTTATTGACTTTTAGTGATTACGTATTGTTTGAGGATGTTAATTCAGTCCCTTATAATGATATCATTTTAAACATACCCGTTGGAAAAGCTTATGTATTAAATGACGAAAAAAAATCTATTTTTAATACAAAGACAAATTTCTCCAAAATCAACAATTTATTATTATCAGTTATTTCTGATGGCTACTTGATAATAAGTAAGGAAAAAGCAAAACTGTTTATTGAGGAAATTAAACGAGAACAAGAGCGAGAATCAAGTTTTTTTCAATAA
- a CDS encoding ThuA domain-containing protein: MKPIHVLVLLWLVVASKPSFAESPQTGKAKVIRTLIVDGQNNHDQWPKITFMMKRYLEETGKFSVDVQRSYYTWNGGKLVDQYKIPGVRSTVDLPKSKADSSFHPDFSKYDLVVCNFGWNAAPWSDETQADFEKFMKNGGGLVVVHAADNSFPMWPAYNQMIGLGGWGDRTEKDGPFVYYDKDNKLIRDPAPGRAGSHGAQNEFLITVRDTKHPITKGMPLTWMHTKDEMYDRLRGPAENMTVLATAFSTKENRGTDRNEPMLMTINYGKGRIFHTPLGHVDYSVECVGFITCLQRGAQWAATGKVDIPIPADFPTETATSKRSFVE, encoded by the coding sequence ATGAAACCAATTCATGTACTGGTACTGCTGTGGCTGGTAGTGGCCAGTAAACCCAGCTTTGCTGAATCGCCCCAGACGGGAAAAGCCAAAGTCATCCGGACGCTGATCGTGGATGGGCAGAACAACCACGACCAGTGGCCCAAGATCACCTTCATGATGAAACGCTACCTGGAAGAAACGGGTAAGTTCTCGGTCGATGTCCAGCGGTCATACTACACCTGGAACGGCGGTAAGCTGGTCGATCAGTACAAGATTCCGGGCGTCCGGTCCACCGTCGACCTGCCCAAGTCAAAAGCCGATTCCAGCTTCCACCCCGATTTCTCGAAGTATGACCTCGTGGTGTGCAACTTCGGCTGGAATGCCGCGCCCTGGTCGGACGAGACGCAGGCCGACTTCGAGAAATTCATGAAAAACGGCGGGGGCCTGGTGGTGGTCCACGCTGCCGACAACTCATTTCCCATGTGGCCCGCCTATAACCAGATGATCGGTCTGGGCGGCTGGGGCGACCGCACCGAAAAAGATGGTCCGTTTGTGTATTACGACAAGGACAACAAACTCATTCGGGACCCTGCCCCCGGTCGGGCCGGTTCGCACGGGGCGCAGAACGAATTTCTGATCACGGTGCGGGATACCAAACACCCCATCACAAAGGGGATGCCGCTCACCTGGATGCACACCAAAGACGAGATGTATGACCGGCTGCGCGGCCCCGCCGAAAACATGACCGTACTGGCTACCGCTTTCTCGACCAAAGAGAACCGCGGCACCGACCGGAACGAACCCATGCTGATGACGATCAACTACGGCAAAGGCCGGATTTTCCACACCCCCCTGGGCCACGTCGATTACTCGGTCGAATGCGTCGGGTTCATCACCTGTCTGCAGCGCGGGGCGCAGTGGGCTGCCACAGGCAAAGTCGACATCCCGATCCCCGCCGATTTTCCCACCGAAACCGCAACCAGCAAGCGGAGCTTTGTCGAGTAA
- a CDS encoding GNAT family N-acetyltransferase yields the protein MNETVRWFKIPAPALEALIDRDLERASQQVGISLSPFFTTDEAIRRWHMRLDQARQDERALDWIAQVVTHHNRVIGHAGFHGPPDETGMVEVAYTVEPALRGRGYAKVMLAGLLERARQEPAVRTVRATIRPDNTASLATIRPFPFAHKGEQWDDVDGLELIFEIDVK from the coding sequence ATGAACGAAACAGTACGGTGGTTTAAAATACCGGCTCCGGCGTTGGAGGCCCTGATTGATCGGGACCTGGAACGCGCCAGCCAGCAGGTGGGCATTTCGCTCAGCCCCTTTTTCACGACCGACGAAGCCATTCGTCGCTGGCACATGCGGCTGGACCAGGCCCGGCAGGACGAGCGGGCCCTGGACTGGATTGCGCAGGTGGTAACCCACCACAACCGGGTCATCGGGCACGCGGGTTTCCACGGCCCACCCGACGAGACGGGCATGGTTGAAGTTGCCTACACGGTAGAACCGGCTTTGCGGGGCCGGGGCTACGCCAAAGTGATGCTGGCGGGTTTGCTGGAACGCGCCCGGCAGGAGCCCGCCGTCCGCACCGTCCGGGCCACCATCCGCCCCGACAACACCGCGTCCCTGGCTACGATCCGGCCCTTCCCGTTTGCCCACAAGGGCGAGCAGTGGGACGATGTCGACGGGCTGGAGCTTATTTTTGAGATCGACGTGAAATAA
- a CDS encoding helix-turn-helix domain-containing protein, producing MNLPADHIRLLFGLKLRQLRIDKGLSVSELAQQSGLSISYVTEIEKGRKYPKADKISALANAMQVDYDSLVSLKLSKKLEPISDFLRSKFLTEIPLELFGIDPSDLLELLVEAPAKVSAMLRTFMDIALTYNMSVERLYLTMLRSYQEMYDNYFPDIEADADRFLGEFAGQGQPVSESLLINLLKSRYDVHIESFDPLTQPELTALRSVYRPQKKTLHLNAGLRPEQRSFILAREVGFQFMGLKNRPYTYSWVEADSFEQILNNYRASYFAGAILIRRDVLVAKLTDLFSRTTWSNDALLDVITGFGSTPERFFYRLSNVLPSHFGIDQLFFYRFNHTAGQTTFQLTKEMHLSRQQGPRGMVDEHYCRRWIALTSLQELQFLQQNKGFDGMLCRAQLSEYADSGQQYLIISVAHPFQAATQQNMSVSMCFAVNDALKSKMAFLNNPDNDIPYRVVNEACERCGIFDCRERVAAPTVLQKKRQFASMKQAMEKLT from the coding sequence TTGAATCTCCCCGCCGATCATATCCGACTGCTGTTTGGTTTAAAACTTCGCCAGCTCCGAATCGATAAAGGGCTGTCCGTTAGCGAACTCGCGCAGCAGTCGGGCCTGTCTATCTCTTACGTTACTGAAATTGAGAAAGGCCGGAAGTATCCCAAAGCCGATAAAATATCGGCTTTGGCCAATGCCATGCAGGTAGATTATGACTCGTTGGTATCGCTAAAACTAAGCAAGAAATTAGAGCCTATTTCCGATTTTTTACGCTCTAAATTTCTGACTGAAATTCCCCTCGAACTGTTCGGTATTGATCCTTCCGATCTGCTCGAATTACTGGTCGAAGCGCCGGCAAAAGTGAGTGCCATGCTCCGCACGTTCATGGATATTGCCCTCACGTATAACATGAGCGTAGAGCGGCTTTACCTGACCATGCTGCGGTCTTATCAGGAAATGTACGACAATTACTTCCCCGATATTGAAGCCGACGCCGATCGGTTTCTGGGGGAGTTTGCCGGGCAGGGGCAGCCCGTTTCGGAGAGCCTGCTGATTAACCTGCTCAAGTCCCGCTACGACGTCCATATCGAGTCATTCGATCCGCTTACCCAGCCCGAACTAACGGCGCTGCGGTCGGTGTACCGGCCCCAGAAGAAAACGCTGCACCTGAACGCCGGTTTGCGCCCGGAGCAGCGGTCGTTCATTCTGGCGCGGGAAGTAGGCTTCCAGTTCATGGGGCTTAAAAATCGTCCCTACACCTATTCGTGGGTCGAAGCCGACTCCTTCGAGCAGATCCTCAATAATTACCGGGCGTCTTATTTTGCCGGGGCTATCCTGATCCGGCGCGACGTGCTGGTAGCCAAGTTAACCGATCTTTTTTCGCGCACTACCTGGAGTAACGACGCGCTGCTGGACGTGATTACCGGCTTCGGGTCTACCCCGGAGCGGTTCTTCTACCGGCTCAGCAACGTATTACCCAGCCACTTCGGCATCGATCAGCTGTTCTTTTACCGCTTCAACCACACAGCCGGCCAGACGACGTTCCAGCTCACGAAGGAAATGCACCTGTCGCGGCAGCAGGGACCGCGTGGTATGGTCGATGAGCATTACTGCCGCCGGTGGATAGCGCTGACGAGTTTGCAGGAGCTGCAGTTTCTACAGCAGAACAAAGGGTTCGACGGGATGCTCTGCCGGGCGCAGCTGTCGGAATACGCCGACTCGGGACAGCAGTACCTGATAATCTCGGTGGCGCATCCTTTCCAGGCCGCTACGCAGCAGAACATGAGCGTATCGATGTGTTTCGCGGTGAACGACGCGCTGAAAAGCAAGATGGCGTTTCTCAACAACCCCGACAACGACATCCCCTACCGGGTCGTTAACGAAGCTTGTGAACGTTGCGGCATCTTCGACTGCCGGGAACGCGTGGCGGCTCCTACGGTGCTTCAGAAGAAACGCCAGTTCGCGAGTATGAAGCAGGCGATGGAAAAGCTAACCTGA
- a CDS encoding aconitate hydratase encodes MAFDLDMIQRVYANLGERVEAARQAVGKPLTLSEKILYSHLFAGATTQAFERGKAYVDFAPDRVAMQDATAQMALLQFMQAGRPKVAVPSTVHCDHLIQAEVGAVQDLDVAKNKNKEVYDFLASVSDKYGIGFWKPGAGIIHQVVLENYAFPGGMMIGTDSHTPMAGGLGMIAIGVGGADACDVMAGLAWELKMPKLIGVKLTGKLSGWASAKDVILRVAGILTVKGGTGCIVEYFGDGAETLSAAGKGTICNMGAEIGATTSIFGYDEKMSDYLRATDRGAIADAADAVKADLRSDDAVYADPASYYDQLIEIDLNTLEPHINGPFTPDLAWPLSNFAKAVRDNNWPEKLEVGLIGSCTNSSYEDMTRSASVAAQATSKGLKVKAEFTVTPGSELVRFTAERDGLLDTFEEMGGVVMANACGPCIGQWARHMDDPTRKNSIITSFNRNFAKRNDGNASTHAFVASPEIVTAFAIAGDLTFNPMTDTLTNEAGEQVKLDEPMGIEQPVKGYAVDDAGYQAPAEDGSGVNVLVSPTSDRLQLLAPFPAWEGTDLTGLKLLIKAKGKCTTDHISMAGPWLKYRGHLDNISNNMLIGAVNYYTEKTNSVKNQLTGEYGEVPAVQRAYKAAGIGSIVVGDENYGEGSSREHAAMEPRFLGVRAILVRSFARIHETNLKKQGMLALTFANPADYDKVQEDDTIDIEGLTEFTPGRPLEIVLHHADGTTDEFMVNHTYNEGQIEWFKAGAALNIIRMKQNA; translated from the coding sequence ATGGCTTTTGACTTAGATATGATTCAGCGCGTATACGCCAATCTTGGCGAACGCGTCGAAGCAGCCCGGCAGGCAGTGGGCAAACCCCTCACCTTATCGGAAAAGATTTTATACAGCCACCTGTTTGCCGGCGCTACCACCCAGGCTTTTGAACGGGGTAAAGCGTATGTGGACTTCGCCCCCGACCGGGTCGCTATGCAGGATGCTACGGCGCAAATGGCCCTGCTGCAGTTTATGCAGGCTGGCCGGCCCAAAGTAGCCGTTCCGTCCACCGTTCACTGCGACCACCTGATCCAGGCCGAAGTAGGGGCCGTTCAGGATTTGGACGTCGCTAAAAACAAAAACAAAGAAGTCTACGACTTTCTGGCGTCGGTTTCTGACAAATACGGGATTGGCTTCTGGAAACCCGGTGCGGGTATCATCCACCAGGTAGTTCTGGAAAACTACGCGTTTCCGGGTGGTATGATGATCGGTACCGATTCGCACACGCCGATGGCCGGTGGTCTGGGTATGATCGCGATCGGAGTCGGTGGTGCCGATGCCTGCGACGTCATGGCGGGTCTGGCCTGGGAACTGAAAATGCCTAAACTCATCGGCGTTAAACTGACGGGCAAACTGAGCGGCTGGGCGTCGGCGAAAGACGTTATCCTGCGCGTAGCGGGTATCCTGACCGTAAAAGGCGGCACGGGCTGCATCGTTGAATACTTCGGCGACGGAGCTGAAACGCTGTCGGCAGCGGGTAAAGGAACGATCTGTAACATGGGTGCCGAAATTGGCGCTACGACCTCAATCTTCGGCTACGACGAAAAAATGTCGGACTACCTGCGGGCAACCGACCGGGGCGCCATTGCCGACGCGGCCGATGCCGTGAAAGCCGACCTGCGTTCGGACGATGCCGTGTACGCTGATCCAGCTTCCTACTACGACCAGCTGATCGAAATTGACCTGAACACGCTGGAGCCACACATCAACGGTCCCTTCACCCCGGATCTGGCCTGGCCGCTGTCCAATTTCGCCAAAGCCGTTCGCGACAACAACTGGCCCGAGAAGCTCGAAGTAGGTCTGATCGGTTCCTGCACCAACTCCAGCTACGAAGACATGACCCGCTCGGCATCGGTTGCCGCGCAGGCCACCAGCAAAGGACTGAAAGTAAAAGCCGAGTTCACGGTAACGCCGGGTTCGGAACTGGTCCGGTTCACCGCCGAGCGCGATGGTCTGCTGGATACGTTCGAAGAAATGGGTGGTGTCGTGATGGCCAATGCCTGCGGACCCTGCATCGGGCAGTGGGCGCGGCACATGGACGATCCAACCCGCAAGAACTCCATCATCACGTCGTTCAACCGGAACTTCGCCAAGCGGAACGACGGGAACGCCAGCACCCACGCCTTCGTGGCCTCGCCCGAAATCGTAACGGCGTTTGCCATTGCCGGTGACCTGACGTTCAACCCAATGACCGACACGCTGACCAACGAAGCTGGTGAGCAGGTGAAACTCGACGAGCCCATGGGTATCGAGCAACCTGTGAAAGGCTACGCCGTCGACGACGCGGGCTACCAGGCTCCGGCCGAAGACGGATCGGGCGTGAACGTACTCGTTTCGCCAACCTCGGATCGTCTGCAACTGCTGGCACCGTTCCCCGCTTGGGAAGGTACCGACCTGACGGGGCTGAAACTGCTCATCAAGGCTAAAGGCAAGTGTACGACCGACCACATTTCAATGGCCGGTCCGTGGTTGAAGTACCGCGGCCACCTCGACAATATCTCCAACAACATGCTGATCGGTGCGGTGAACTACTACACCGAGAAAACCAACAGCGTGAAGAACCAGCTGACGGGCGAATACGGCGAAGTACCGGCCGTACAGCGGGCTTACAAAGCGGCTGGTATCGGGTCGATCGTGGTGGGCGACGAAAACTACGGCGAAGGTTCCTCCCGCGAACACGCGGCTATGGAGCCCCGCTTCCTGGGCGTTCGGGCTATCCTGGTCCGGTCGTTTGCCCGGATTCACGAAACCAACCTGAAAAAGCAGGGTATGCTGGCGTTAACGTTTGCCAACCCCGCCGATTACGATAAAGTACAGGAGGACGACACGATCGATATCGAAGGGCTGACGGAGTTCACCCCCGGCCGGCCGCTCGAAATCGTGCTGCACCACGCCGATGGTACGACCGATGAGTTCATGGTGAACCACACCTACAACGAAGGTCAGATTGAGTGGTTCAAAGCGGGTGCCGCGCTGAATATCATCCGGATGAAGCAGAACGCCTAA
- a CDS encoding CHRD domain-containing protein codes for MNKKNALFSVAALLAMGLTLTSCSKDDVENPVVVAPDQYTATIDGKSEKPTSTTSTAIGAFNGKLNETTRTLSYTVTYSGMTPTMGHLHRISKADGTGNPEITFPSLTSPITGSTTLTQSKMDSLKNGFYYVNLHSTAYPNGEIRGDIKK; via the coding sequence ATGAACAAGAAAAATGCATTGTTTTCCGTAGCCGCACTACTGGCTATGGGACTGACCCTGACATCCTGCAGCAAGGATGATGTCGAAAACCCGGTCGTTGTTGCTCCCGACCAATACACGGCGACTATCGATGGTAAAAGCGAGAAACCAACCTCCACGACGTCAACGGCCATTGGTGCTTTTAACGGTAAACTAAACGAAACAACCCGGACTCTGAGCTATACGGTAACGTATTCGGGGATGACCCCAACCATGGGACACCTGCACCGGATTTCGAAGGCAGACGGTACCGGTAATCCGGAAATTACGTTTCCGAGCCTGACGTCGCCCATCACTGGGTCGACGACGCTGACGCAGTCGAAAATGGATAGCTTGAAAAACGGCTTCTATTACGTTAACCTGCACTCTACCGCTTATCCGAATGGCGAGATTCGGGGCGATATCAAGAAGTAA
- a CDS encoding CHRD domain-containing protein → MKKTFTLLSLATLLTLACFLTGCNDHREFAADAKIQLVATLSGSAEKPISVSSTGSGSFVGVVDRATRVLSYTVTYSGISPVMGHLHRITPNSTVGTGPVEIPFTSLGSPIIGTTTLTTASRVDSLINGFYYANLHTTAFPAGEIRGNIRVVGPIKLTAALSGAAEKPTSNTSTATGAFVGVVDPATRVLSYTVTYSGLTPAMGHLHRINAPNGTGPVEIPFTSLASPISGTATLATMGRVDSLLNGFYYANLHTTAFPAGEIRGDIK, encoded by the coding sequence ATGAAAAAAACGTTTACATTACTGTCACTGGCCACGCTGCTGACCCTGGCCTGTTTCCTCACCGGCTGCAACGACCACCGCGAGTTTGCCGCCGATGCCAAAATTCAACTCGTTGCTACCCTGAGCGGGTCGGCTGAGAAACCCATTTCGGTTTCCTCAACGGGTTCCGGCTCCTTTGTCGGCGTTGTGGACCGGGCCACGCGGGTGCTCAGCTACACGGTGACCTATTCGGGCATTTCACCCGTTATGGGGCACCTTCACCGGATTACGCCTAACTCTACGGTGGGAACGGGTCCGGTCGAAATTCCCTTCACCAGCCTGGGGTCGCCCATCATCGGGACCACAACCCTGACCACGGCGAGCCGGGTCGACAGTCTGATCAATGGTTTCTACTACGCCAACCTCCACACAACGGCGTTTCCGGCGGGTGAGATCCGAGGAAACATCCGGGTAGTCGGTCCCATCAAACTGACAGCTGCGCTAAGCGGGGCCGCCGAGAAACCCACGTCCAACACGTCAACCGCCACCGGTGCGTTCGTCGGCGTCGTTGATCCGGCCACGCGGGTGCTGAGCTATACGGTTACCTATTCCGGGTTGACACCCGCCATGGGGCACCTCCACCGGATCAATGCACCCAATGGTACGGGGCCGGTCGAGATTCCGTTTACGAGTCTGGCGTCGCCCATCAGCGGAACCGCAACGCTGGCCACCATGGGCCGGGTGGATAGTCTGCTGAACGGGTTCTATTACGCCAACCTCCACACAACGGCGTTTCCGGCGGGTGAGATCCGGGGCGATATCAAGTAA